A section of the Rhodothermus profundi genome encodes:
- a CDS encoding 6-bladed beta-propeller — MQAFAGSYLHAAIGLLAGVAYLLPVDRIYRSVQWELLWEVGEPVLLNPVQVEIGPGGRVYVMDYGTFRLHVFTPDGQLHRTIGQGEGQGPGEFSHPIDFVIDARGRIWVLDATTARVTIFSTSGSLDTLWTLPFPASRLALSPDSRHYALFPISPRREGAFALFRDGQLLGFFGQLAADQVQRWIAFDGRLMGDREGFYYTAIRAGWVASFDWNGRVRFSWTSIEPVPFPQPERTPEGGLRLTRRHRFVSYDIAPGPHPETFAVMGLLPVDGRYRAVIDVYHRQDGRYCYSLQLPRGGSGFTFHGNRLYLVNRIALLAYRLEGNTACPPAK; from the coding sequence ATGCAGGCTTTTGCAGGCAGCTACCTGCACGCAGCGATCGGGTTGTTGGCTGGAGTTGCATACCTGCTGCCAGTCGACCGCATCTATCGCTCCGTGCAGTGGGAGCTACTCTGGGAAGTGGGCGAACCCGTCCTGCTCAACCCGGTGCAGGTAGAGATAGGTCCAGGCGGACGCGTGTACGTGATGGACTACGGCACGTTTCGGCTGCACGTCTTCACCCCGGACGGGCAGCTTCATCGCACCATAGGCCAGGGCGAAGGACAGGGCCCCGGCGAATTCAGCCATCCCATCGACTTTGTCATCGATGCCCGGGGCCGCATCTGGGTCCTGGACGCCACCACGGCACGGGTGACCATCTTCTCGACAAGCGGCTCCTTGGATACGCTCTGGACGTTGCCCTTTCCCGCCAGTCGGCTGGCCCTTTCGCCCGACAGCCGGCACTACGCACTCTTTCCGATCTCCCCGCGCCGTGAAGGGGCTTTCGCGCTGTTCCGAGACGGCCAACTGCTCGGCTTTTTCGGACAACTGGCAGCCGATCAGGTGCAACGCTGGATTGCTTTCGACGGCCGACTGATGGGCGATCGAGAAGGTTTCTACTACACAGCCATTCGCGCTGGATGGGTCGCCTCGTTCGACTGGAACGGCCGCGTGCGCTTTTCGTGGACCAGCATCGAACCGGTGCCTTTTCCGCAACCCGAGCGCACGCCCGAAGGGGGCCTGCGCCTCACGCGGCGCCATCGTTTCGTATCGTACGACATAGCACCGGGGCCGCATCCGGAGACGTTTGCCGTGATGGGGTTGCTACCGGTCGATGGACGTTACCGTGCCGTCATCGACGTGTATCACCGCCAGGATGGGCGCTACTGCTACAGCCTCCAGCTACCCCGAGGCGGCTCCGGCTTCACGTTTCACGGAAATCGGCTCTATCTGGTCAATCGTATCGCCTTGCTGGCCTACCGCCTGGAAGGAAACACGGCCTGC
- a CDS encoding 6-bladed beta-propeller codes for MTKKHILKIAIVLLTLSGFGVAFSILSLPGKLPEIKLSDQMPPPQPQALTDRRIANVLLKRVQVLGNTPETFLNYVDFIKIGPRKTVYVFDRGVNQVIQFDLNTGQIVQRYGKGLGKGPGEFNVVTDFEVDNDGYVYVCDSENSRITIFSPNGSLLSTLSLSSPPLGIALLKDKYIAVQLIDPKNDALFEIYQLEKNRDKYKLKLIKRFGKFFEKQAALGLLLNGLITGSDTFFVYAPRRIGWLTAFRLDGTLLYHRTTIDPIPVPKLIRQGAVTRVDRNAPRATFEVVIDGNKVYLYAGKVKMESNSIYMIDLYDAYTGDYLFSIPLPERFGLLAIRDSLIYATQDTVVTVWHWQLKED; via the coding sequence ATGACAAAAAAACATATATTGAAGATTGCAATTGTTCTACTAACTCTATCCGGTTTTGGCGTGGCGTTCAGCATCTTGTCTCTTCCAGGGAAATTACCTGAGATCAAACTTTCCGATCAAATGCCTCCTCCCCAGCCCCAAGCACTTACTGATCGTCGAATAGCCAATGTTCTACTAAAGCGTGTTCAAGTATTAGGCAATACACCAGAAACTTTCCTAAACTATGTTGATTTTATCAAAATAGGCCCTCGAAAAACTGTTTATGTCTTTGACAGGGGAGTTAACCAAGTTATTCAGTTTGACCTGAATACAGGACAAATAGTACAACGTTATGGCAAAGGACTAGGAAAAGGACCTGGAGAATTTAATGTAGTTACTGATTTTGAAGTAGACAATGACGGATATGTTTATGTTTGCGATTCAGAAAATAGTCGCATTACAATATTTTCCCCAAATGGATCATTGTTATCTACCTTATCACTCTCCAGTCCTCCATTAGGAATTGCTCTGTTAAAAGACAAATACATTGCAGTGCAACTAATAGATCCAAAGAACGATGCCTTATTTGAGATATATCAACTTGAAAAGAATCGCGATAAGTATAAACTAAAACTTATAAAACGATTTGGCAAATTTTTTGAAAAGCAAGCAGCTTTAGGACTACTATTGAATGGTTTAATTACAGGTTCTGACACTTTCTTTGTGTATGCACCACGGCGAATTGGCTGGCTTACAGCATTCAGACTCGACGGAACGTTGCTGTATCACAGAACTACTATTGATCCTATTCCTGTTCCTAAGCTCATTCGCCAGGGAGCAGTAACAAGGGTAGATCGGAATGCTCCTCGAGCAACCTTCGAAGTAGTTATTGATGGAAATAAAGTTTATCTTTATGCAGGTAAAGTAAAAATGGAATCAAACAGCATATATATGATTGATCTATATGATGCATATACTGGAGATTATTTATTTTCTATTCCTTTGCCGGAACGATTTGGTTTATTAGCCATTCGCGACTCTTTAATTTATGCAACACAGGACACTGTGGTTACGGTATGGCACTGGCAATTAAAGGAGGATTAA
- a CDS encoding anthranilate synthase component II yields the protein MILVIDNYDSFTYNLVHLLGQHTRDLHVVRNDALTLDEVRAMQPEAILISPGPGRPAEAGITEAVIAELGPTTPILGVCLGHQAIGEVYGGRIVHAPSLMHGKTSRIFHTGEGLFEGAAQGFTATRYHSLVVERNTLPEVLEITAWTEEGVIMGLRHRTYPVEGVQFHPESVLTTEGPRLIANWLRQVKSWHQTRATSVLQTQR from the coding sequence ATGATTCTGGTAATTGACAACTACGACTCGTTTACCTACAACCTGGTGCACCTGCTCGGGCAGCACACCCGGGATCTACACGTGGTGCGTAACGACGCGCTTACGCTCGACGAGGTGCGCGCCATGCAGCCTGAGGCGATCCTGATCTCGCCGGGGCCGGGCCGACCGGCCGAGGCCGGCATCACCGAGGCGGTTATTGCCGAGCTGGGACCCACCACGCCGATCCTGGGCGTGTGCCTGGGGCACCAGGCCATCGGGGAAGTCTATGGCGGCCGCATCGTGCATGCACCCTCGCTCATGCACGGCAAGACGAGCCGCATCTTCCACACGGGCGAGGGCCTGTTCGAAGGAGCGGCCCAGGGGTTTACGGCGACCCGCTACCATTCGCTGGTGGTGGAGCGCAACACGCTGCCTGAGGTGCTGGAGATCACGGCCTGGACAGAGGAGGGGGTGATCATGGGGCTGCGCCACCGCACCTATCCGGTGGAAGGGGTGCAATTTCATCCGGAAAGTGTGCTCACCACCGAAGGACCCCGTCTGATTGCCAACTGGCTGCGCCAGGTAAAATCCTGGCACCAGACGCGTGCGACGTCGGTCCTGCAAACGCAACGATAG
- the trpS gene encoding tryptophan--tRNA ligase: MSTATTTPAQQTAQPGGAATRTVVVSGIQPSGELHLGNYFGAIRQHLELHRQYESYFFIVNYHALTTIHDREALQRYTFEAAVTYLALGFDPEKAALFVQSDVPEVTELAWIFYNLVPVSMLEKGVAYKDKVAQGLPANAGLFNYPVLQAADILIYGGTLVPVGADQKQNIEICRDIAQRFNRTFCPPDRPLFPIPEPLIREEVAVVPGIDGRKMSKSYGNTIGIFDEGKTLRKKVMSIVTDSTPLEAPKDPERCNVFALIKLFADAETRHRIAEAYRQGGYGYGDAKKELIQLIDAHFAEARERRRELLKHPDYVMDVLREGGRKGRQRAQEIMEQVRDRVGLHYATYRPETS, encoded by the coding sequence ATGAGTACGGCAACCACCACACCCGCTCAGCAGACGGCACAGCCTGGCGGTGCGGCCACGCGGACCGTGGTTGTTTCGGGCATCCAGCCGTCCGGGGAGCTGCATCTGGGCAACTATTTTGGCGCCATCCGCCAGCACCTGGAGCTGCACAGGCAGTACGAGTCGTACTTCTTCATTGTTAACTATCACGCGCTGACAACCATTCACGACCGCGAAGCGCTGCAGCGCTACACGTTCGAGGCCGCCGTTACCTACCTGGCCCTGGGCTTCGATCCCGAGAAAGCAGCGCTGTTTGTTCAGAGCGATGTCCCGGAGGTCACAGAGCTGGCCTGGATTTTTTACAACCTGGTGCCGGTCTCGATGCTTGAAAAGGGCGTGGCCTACAAGGACAAAGTGGCCCAGGGCCTGCCGGCCAACGCCGGCCTGTTCAACTATCCGGTATTGCAGGCGGCTGACATCCTGATCTATGGCGGCACGCTGGTGCCTGTCGGAGCTGACCAGAAGCAGAACATTGAGATCTGCCGCGACATTGCGCAGCGCTTCAACCGTACGTTCTGCCCGCCTGACCGGCCGCTATTTCCGATCCCGGAGCCGCTGATCCGGGAAGAAGTGGCGGTGGTCCCGGGCATTGATGGGCGCAAGATGTCCAAAAGCTATGGCAACACGATCGGCATTTTCGATGAGGGCAAAACGCTGCGGAAGAAGGTAATGTCGATCGTGACCGATTCGACGCCGCTGGAGGCACCGAAGGATCCGGAGCGCTGCAACGTGTTTGCGCTCATCAAGCTGTTTGCCGATGCGGAAACGCGCCACCGGATTGCCGAGGCTTACCGGCAGGGCGGCTACGGCTATGGGGACGCCAAGAAAGAGCTGATTCAGCTGATTGACGCGCACTTTGCCGAAGCCCGGGAGCGGCGGCGGGAGCTGCTGAAGCATCCGGACTATGTGATGGACGTGCTGCGCGAAGGCGGACGCAAAGGCCGCCAGCGAGCGCAGGAAATCATGGAGCAGGTGCGGGATCGGGTCGGGCTGCACTATGCCACGTATCGTCCGGAAACGTCATGA
- the trpE gene encoding anthranilate synthase component I, with translation MTFETFHRLIETHRADGHAHLFVPVFRRVGADLLTPVSAFLRLRSMAPDAFLLESVEGGEKLGRYSFLGARPYLRVEVRGERVVLHHPDRSEKSATDFFTTMRQLLRRYHPVSVPELPRFTGGAVGYLGYDMVRQLEHLPSPPPDDLELPDARWNFYDTVVAFDHVRHQLVLMAGVFVEPDTELHAAYDEAVARLDMLSDMLAQASLEVPEPVALPAAPLTSNFSRNAFCEAVCRAKEYIYEGDIFQVVLSQRFAMPYTGDRFNLYRALRQVNPSPYLFYIDFGDLALIGSSPEVLVRVEHGRAEVLPIAGTRPRGRTPEEDQALEAELKADPKEQAEHLMLVDLGRNDLGRVCRFGTVQVDRFAFVVRYSHVMHLVSLVSGELASGYDALDALAACFPAGTVSGAPKVRAMEIIDELEPTRRGVYAGAVGYMDFSGNLDTCIAIRTMVVRNGTIYIQAGAGIVADSEPEREYEETVNKARALVEAMRVAASGLL, from the coding sequence ATGACGTTCGAGACCTTCCACCGATTAATTGAGACGCATCGAGCAGACGGCCACGCGCATCTGTTCGTGCCCGTCTTTCGGCGCGTGGGCGCGGATCTGCTGACGCCGGTTTCGGCCTTTCTCCGGCTCCGCAGCATGGCACCGGATGCATTTTTGCTGGAAAGTGTGGAGGGAGGGGAAAAGCTGGGACGCTATTCTTTTCTGGGAGCGCGGCCCTACCTAAGGGTAGAAGTGCGCGGGGAGCGAGTTGTGCTGCACCATCCCGACCGGTCGGAGAAGAGCGCGACCGACTTCTTTACCACAATGCGCCAGTTGCTTCGGCGCTACCATCCGGTCAGCGTGCCGGAGCTGCCGCGTTTCACAGGAGGGGCGGTAGGCTATCTGGGCTACGATATGGTCCGGCAACTGGAGCACCTGCCTTCTCCTCCACCCGATGACCTGGAGCTGCCGGATGCCCGCTGGAATTTCTACGATACGGTGGTGGCGTTCGACCACGTGCGCCATCAGCTCGTGCTCATGGCCGGGGTTTTTGTCGAGCCCGACACGGAGCTGCACGCTGCCTATGACGAGGCGGTCGCCCGGCTGGATATGCTGAGCGACATGCTGGCGCAGGCGTCGCTGGAAGTGCCGGAGCCGGTCGCGCTTCCTGCCGCGCCCCTTACGTCCAACTTTTCACGCAACGCCTTCTGCGAGGCAGTTTGCCGGGCCAAGGAGTACATCTATGAGGGGGACATCTTTCAGGTGGTTCTCTCACAGCGATTTGCCATGCCCTATACGGGCGACCGCTTCAATCTATACCGGGCTCTCCGGCAGGTCAATCCGTCGCCTTACCTGTTCTACATCGACTTCGGGGATCTGGCGCTGATCGGCTCGTCACCGGAAGTGCTGGTGCGCGTTGAGCACGGGCGGGCCGAAGTGTTGCCCATTGCCGGGACGCGGCCGCGGGGCCGCACGCCTGAGGAGGATCAGGCGCTGGAGGCCGAGCTGAAAGCCGATCCCAAGGAGCAGGCAGAGCATCTGATGCTGGTCGATCTGGGCCGGAACGATCTGGGCCGGGTCTGTCGCTTCGGCACCGTCCAGGTGGATCGGTTCGCCTTTGTCGTGCGGTACTCCCACGTAATGCACCTGGTCTCGCTGGTGTCCGGGGAGCTTGCGTCTGGCTACGATGCGCTTGATGCGCTGGCTGCCTGCTTTCCAGCCGGCACGGTCAGCGGCGCGCCCAAGGTGCGGGCCATGGAGATCATCGACGAGCTGGAGCCCACGCGCCGGGGCGTCTATGCCGGGGCAGTCGGGTACATGGATTTTTCGGGCAACCTGGACACCTGCATTGCCATCCGCACCATGGTGGTCCGCAACGGCACCATCTACATACAGGCCGGGGCGGGCATCGTGGCCGATAGTGAGCCCGAACGGGAGTACGAGGAAACCGTTAACAAGGCCCGGGCGCTGGTCGAGGCCATGCGCGTCGCCGCGTCCGGTTTGTTATAA